The Malus sylvestris chromosome 12, drMalSylv7.2, whole genome shotgun sequence genome contains a region encoding:
- the LOC126592450 gene encoding NAC domain-containing protein 90-like: MEDLPPGFRFSPTEEELISFYLQNKLDGRSEDLNRVVDRIIPVVYIYEFNPWELPQAAGEVIHGDPEQWFFFIPRQESEARGGRPRRLTTTGYWKATGSPSTVYSSNSNHYRAIGLKRTMVFYTGRAPHGTKTEWKMNEYKAIEIHADDNNQPSMAASSSNPSTPSTPTLRQEFSLCRVYKKSKCLRAFDRRPPGIEITRNPNLNIQAAPAQAADLTTSNRNPQNMEGRTNSSSPESSPSGGHGSQSSQPEQSGTLPMAVDNEAIWDLDQLINLLL; the protein is encoded by the exons ATGGAGGATTTACCACCTGGATTTAGATTCTCTCCAACAGAGGAAGAGCTGATTTCGTTTTACCTGCAGAACAAACTAGATGGGAGGAGTGAGGACTTGAACCGAGTTGTGGATCGAATCATACCCGTTGTCTACATTTATGAGTTTAATCCATGGGAACTCCCAC AGGCTGCCGGAGAGGTGATCCATGGAGATCCAGAGCAGTGGTTCTTTTTCATCCCAAGACAAGAAAGTGAAGCTCGAGGAGGGAGACCGAGACGACTCACAACAACTGGGTATTGGAAAGCAACAGGATCTCCAAGCACTGTTTACTCTTCCAATTCCAATCACTATCGTGCCATCGGCCTCAAAAGAACCATGGTTTTCTATACTGGCAGAGCTCCCCATGGAACGAAAACGGAGTGGAAGATGAATGAATACAAAGCCATTGAAATTCATGCAGATGATAATAATCAACCATCAATGGCCGCCTCCTCATCAAACCCTAGTACTCCTTCTACTCCCACG TTAAGGCAAGAATTCAGCTTATGCCGAGTATACAAGAAATCGAAATGCCTTAGGGCATTTGACAGGCGACCTCCAGGGATTGAGATCACAAGAAACCCTAACTTAAACATTCAAGCAGCTCCTGCTCAGGCTGCAGATTTGACAACGTCGAATAGGAACCCTCAGAATATGGAAGGGAGAACAAACTCAAGCTCACCGGAGAGTTCACCCTCAGGAGGCCATGGCTCTCAATCCTCTCAACCAGAACAAAGTGGGACTTTGCCAATGGCCGTTGATAATGAAGCTATTTGGGATTTGGATCAATTGATAAATCTTTTGCTTTAA
- the LOC126594406 gene encoding vacuolar protein sorting-associated protein 55 homolog produces the protein MFSASILLQILACALYNNWWPMLSALMYVVVPMPCLFFGGGSTQFLLTRESDGWINAAKFLTGASTVGSIAIPIILRHAHMIETPAMWIEFFSFFIFICTVMCFHRASLEDEW, from the exons ATGTTTTCAGCAAGCATCTTGTTACAAATCctg GCTTGTGCATTGTACAACAATTGGTGGCCTATGTTATCTG CTCTGATGTACGTCGTGGTACCCATGCCTTGCTTATTCTTTGGTGGCGGTTCTACTCAGTTTTTGCTTACGAGGGAAAGCGATGG GTGGATAAATGCTGCTAAATTCTTGACTGGGGCATCAACTGTTGGGAGCATAGCCATTCCTATCATTCTTAGGCACGCTCATATGATTGAGACACCTGCAATGTGGATTGAATTCTTTTCATTCTTCATATTTATCTGTACTGTCATGTGTTTCCACCGTGCTAGTCTCGAAGATGAGTGGTGA